One window of the Labilibaculum sp. genome contains the following:
- a CDS encoding CusA/CzcA family heavy metal efflux RND transporter, with protein sequence MINSIISFSIKNKALIGLMTIGLIIGGIYSMTKVPLDAMPDITNNQVLVITTAPNLGTEDIEQFVTYQVELAVANLPDVTEIRSVSRFGLSVVTIVFKESAGTYLPRQLVSEALAEVKEKIPEGFGQPFMAPISTGLGEIYQYTLEVQPGFDTIYDDMELRTMQEWIVKRQMAMLPGVVEVNSFGGRGKQYEVAINPDKLRSMGLTISDVFETLEDNNQNTGGAYIEKNFQANFIRGEGLMRSIDDIKNTLVANIDGQPVFMRDVAEVKYGSFVRYGAFTKNGKGEAVGGIVMMLKGENSNDVIKDVKERIGLIQKSLPEGVVIKPFLDRSKLIKSTTSTVAENLSLGALIVIFVLVIFLGNLRGGLIVASTIPLALLFAFIMMNLFGVWANLMSLGALDFGILVDGAVIIVEAMIFYLHRKNLIGTKLDQAKRNEIAYNSASKMMNSAFFGQLIILIVFIPVLALQGVEGKMFIPMAMTFGFAVLGVVVLCLTYIPMMAALFLQPPKTDKKSWGDKLIGKLEKIYTPVIGWSLKRSWIVITIAFVLLVSGGFLFTRMGAEFIPKLDEGDFAFQAFLKPGTSLTEVTKTSTRLEQIILENFPDEIESIQSRIGVADLPMDPMPIDIADIFVILTPQDQWTKAESKAELIDKVREKVSVLPGINYEFSQPVEMRFNELLTGIRQDVAVKLYGDDLEMLADKAEEIAGLISGIDGIAGVKAEATRGLPQITVNYDRNKLGRYNLNIKELNTIVETAFSGGVAGSIYEGERMFDLVVRLDEEHRTSIDDLRNLFVNLPDGNQIPLKEVAEISYQPGPMQISRDNTNRRTYVGINVEGRDIKSLVEEIQTTLDEKLELPTGYYIRYGGAFENLERASKRLSLVVPLALALIFMLVFFAVKSFKQTLMIYVAVPFAAVGGVFSLFLRDMPFSISAGVGFIVLFGVAVLNGLVLISGFNELKAEGKLHINDIIIKGSIRRIRPILLTASTDILGFLPMAVSASAGAEVQRPLATVVIGGMLTSTLLTLIVLPILYKFVESGAKKIKLPKPAMGVFSVLFIMVGLGISGNANAQDSSLTLPQVIERAKENYPSIKAAQLEVDKQEALKATAYQLGTTSVYTGKEEVGNGTPGIQNRIGIGQSDIDVFGIPAKSKLANARTQQAISGQNLTEYSLTRDVSIAWYNAVHAKQQWQLYKELDTLYADFQKAAELRYKTQATSKIEYLSASAKYKELQVNLKKAESNYLASLQILNQYLLYPVAVDVNIQGLGQYAFNIVSEIDTLSESPLLNYYSTGIDVAESVWKAEKANFLPKLDLGYKWQSVDGNSGFYGWEAGISVPLAFFSQSGKTKASKIDFQIVNRQYEQKELEIKAGYNQQISRYLTLQQVIDYYIKEALPLADEQIQASNLAYRLGSIDYVQFIQNMATAINTKQEFLNQQAEYFQLSAQLKYLTGK encoded by the coding sequence ATGATAAATAGTATAATATCCTTTTCAATAAAGAATAAGGCACTTATCGGGCTGATGACAATCGGACTGATTATTGGCGGAATATATTCCATGACCAAAGTGCCACTTGATGCCATGCCCGACATAACAAATAATCAGGTTTTGGTAATTACTACTGCCCCTAATTTGGGTACAGAAGATATTGAACAGTTTGTAACCTATCAGGTAGAATTAGCCGTGGCAAACCTCCCTGATGTGACTGAAATACGAAGTGTATCGAGGTTCGGGCTTTCTGTTGTAACTATCGTTTTTAAAGAAAGTGCCGGAACTTATTTACCCCGGCAATTGGTAAGTGAAGCCTTAGCAGAGGTAAAAGAAAAAATCCCTGAAGGTTTTGGACAACCTTTTATGGCACCTATCAGCACAGGATTAGGCGAAATCTATCAATATACGCTTGAAGTACAACCGGGTTTTGATACCATTTACGATGATATGGAACTCCGTACCATGCAGGAATGGATTGTAAAAAGGCAAATGGCAATGCTACCCGGTGTTGTTGAGGTAAACTCTTTTGGTGGTAGGGGAAAACAATACGAAGTTGCTATTAACCCGGATAAACTTCGGAGCATGGGATTAACAATTTCCGATGTTTTTGAAACCCTTGAGGACAACAATCAGAATACCGGTGGAGCATATATCGAGAAAAACTTTCAAGCCAATTTTATCAGGGGCGAAGGATTAATGAGGTCGATTGATGATATTAAAAATACTTTAGTTGCAAACATCGATGGACAACCTGTTTTTATGAGGGATGTGGCAGAAGTTAAATACGGTAGTTTTGTCCGTTATGGTGCTTTTACAAAAAATGGAAAAGGAGAAGCAGTTGGTGGAATTGTAATGATGTTAAAAGGGGAAAACTCGAATGATGTGATTAAAGATGTAAAAGAAAGGATAGGCTTAATCCAAAAATCACTTCCCGAAGGCGTTGTAATAAAACCTTTTCTTGACCGAAGTAAACTCATTAAAAGTACAACCTCAACGGTTGCCGAAAACCTTTCGCTGGGTGCTTTAATTGTAATATTTGTACTTGTAATATTCCTGGGAAATTTAAGGGGCGGTTTAATTGTGGCATCAACCATTCCATTGGCATTACTTTTTGCATTTATAATGATGAACCTGTTTGGGGTGTGGGCTAACCTGATGAGTTTGGGGGCGCTCGATTTCGGGATATTGGTAGATGGAGCAGTAATTATTGTTGAAGCCATGATATTTTACCTCCATCGCAAAAACCTTATCGGAACAAAACTCGACCAGGCGAAACGAAACGAAATTGCCTATAATTCGGCAAGCAAAATGATGAACTCAGCATTTTTTGGTCAGCTCATAATTTTGATTGTTTTTATTCCCGTATTAGCCTTACAAGGTGTCGAAGGTAAAATGTTCATCCCTATGGCAATGACATTTGGTTTTGCAGTATTGGGCGTGGTAGTATTGTGTCTCACCTATATTCCAATGATGGCAGCCTTATTTCTTCAACCACCTAAAACAGATAAAAAATCATGGGGGGATAAATTAATTGGAAAACTTGAAAAGATATATACCCCGGTAATCGGATGGTCGCTTAAAAGAAGTTGGATTGTAATCACAATTGCTTTTGTGCTGTTAGTCTCCGGCGGTTTTCTTTTTACACGAATGGGGGCTGAATTTATTCCCAAACTTGATGAAGGCGATTTTGCTTTTCAGGCATTTTTAAAGCCGGGTACTTCGTTAACTGAGGTTACAAAAACTTCCACAAGATTGGAACAAATTATATTGGAGAATTTTCCCGATGAAATAGAAAGTATTCAAAGCAGAATTGGGGTGGCAGATTTACCCATGGACCCGATGCCAATTGATATTGCTGATATTTTTGTGATATTAACCCCACAAGACCAGTGGACAAAAGCTGAATCAAAAGCTGAATTAATTGATAAGGTGAGAGAAAAAGTAAGCGTATTGCCCGGAATCAATTATGAATTTAGCCAGCCTGTTGAAATGCGCTTCAATGAATTGCTAACTGGTATTCGTCAGGATGTTGCCGTTAAACTATATGGCGATGATTTGGAAATGCTGGCTGACAAAGCAGAAGAAATTGCCGGGTTAATTTCTGGAATTGATGGTATTGCAGGTGTAAAAGCTGAAGCAACAAGAGGATTGCCTCAGATTACGGTTAATTACGATAGGAATAAGCTTGGTCGGTACAACTTGAATATTAAAGAACTAAATACCATCGTTGAAACTGCTTTTAGTGGTGGCGTTGCCGGAAGTATATACGAAGGTGAGCGGATGTTCGACCTTGTGGTACGCTTGGACGAAGAACATCGAACAAGTATTGACGATTTGCGAAACCTGTTTGTTAATCTTCCCGATGGTAATCAAATACCCTTAAAAGAAGTTGCTGAAATTAGTTATCAGCCAGGACCGATGCAAATTAGTCGTGACAATACCAACAGGCGTACCTATGTGGGGATTAATGTTGAAGGCAGGGATATTAAGTCGCTCGTAGAGGAAATTCAAACAACTTTAGATGAAAAACTGGAACTACCTACGGGTTATTATATTCGGTATGGGGGAGCATTCGAAAACCTCGAAAGAGCTTCTAAAAGATTGTCTCTGGTAGTTCCACTCGCTTTGGCATTAATTTTCATGTTGGTATTTTTTGCGGTTAAATCGTTTAAACAAACCCTCATGATTTATGTAGCTGTACCATTTGCCGCTGTAGGTGGTGTATTCTCATTATTTTTGAGAGATATGCCATTCAGTATTTCTGCCGGAGTGGGATTTATTGTATTGTTTGGTGTGGCGGTGTTAAACGGGTTAGTCCTCATATCGGGTTTTAATGAACTCAAGGCAGAAGGGAAACTCCATATCAATGATATAATTATTAAAGGTTCTATCAGGCGTATCCGTCCTATACTGCTAACAGCATCTACCGATATTTTAGGGTTTTTACCTATGGCTGTATCGGCTTCTGCAGGTGCCGAAGTTCAACGACCTTTGGCTACAGTTGTAATTGGGGGTATGCTTACATCAACTTTGCTAACCCTTATTGTGCTGCCCATTCTCTATAAATTTGTTGAATCGGGGGCTAAAAAAATAAAGTTGCCTAAACCGGCAATGGGTGTATTTTCTGTCCTTTTTATAATGGTAGGTCTGGGGATTTCAGGAAATGCCAATGCGCAGGATTCTTCACTAACATTGCCACAAGTCATTGAAAGGGCAAAAGAAAATTATCCTTCAATTAAAGCAGCCCAATTGGAAGTTGACAAACAGGAAGCTTTAAAAGCAACGGCTTACCAATTGGGTACAACCTCTGTTTACACGGGTAAAGAAGAAGTGGGAAACGGTACGCCCGGTATTCAAAACAGAATTGGGATTGGTCAGTCGGATATCGATGTTTTTGGCATTCCGGCAAAAAGCAAGTTAGCAAATGCACGCACCCAACAAGCTATTTCGGGGCAGAACCTTACCGAATATTCGTTAACCCGTGATGTTAGTATCGCCTGGTACAATGCGGTTCATGCCAAACAGCAATGGCAGCTTTATAAAGAACTCGACACCTTGTACGCCGACTTTCAGAAAGCTGCGGAATTGAGGTACAAAACACAGGCTACTTCTAAAATCGAATACCTTTCCGCTTCGGCTAAATACAAAGAATTGCAGGTTAATTTAAAGAAAGCTGAAAGCAACTATTTGGCAAGCTTGCAAATTCTGAATCAATACCTATTATACCCGGTTGCAGTAGATGTTAACATACAGGGTTTGGGGCAGTATGCTTTCAATATCGTTTCCGAAATTGATACATTGAGCGAAAGCCCGCTGCTGAATTATTATTCAACCGGGATTGATGTGGCAGAATCGGTATGGAAAGCGGAAAAAGCCAATTTCCTTCCAAAGTTAGACCTGGGTTATAAATGGCAGTCGGTTGACGGCAATTCCGGGTTTTATGGTTGGGAAGCAGGTATCTCTGTCCCGTTGGCATTCTTTTCACAATCGGGAAAAACCAAAGCTTCAAAAATTGACTTCCAAATTGTCAATCGGCAATACGAGCAAAAAGAACTGGAAATAAAAGCCGGGTACAATCAGCAAATTAGCCGTTACCTTACCTTGCAACAGGTTATCGACTACTACATAAAAGAAGCGTTGCCATTGGCAGATGAACAAATACAGGCATCCAACCTGGCATATCGGCTCGGAAGTATTGACTATGTTCAATTTATTCAAAACATGGCTACAGCAATCAACACAAAACAAGAATTTTTAAACCAGCAGGCAGAGTATTTTCAATTGTCTGCCCAATTGAAATATTTAACAGGTAAATAA
- a CDS encoding site-specific integrase — protein sequence MSTKIHLSANTHRSKEIVVIQFNYSSEIVNRLKQNFPARWSQTKKCWWIARKDFDYRKFKEVFASDEIIIDDQKTSITSTKKDTKFKLKLPKGYLEKLEQKRYSPQTIKIYTSYFNDFQKHFSDKNLLDITTDETNTYILKLIKTKSISTSQQNQRINAIKFYYEKVLGKDRKVYKIDRANKAKILPTVLSKLEVKAIINSCTNKKHKCILSLIYSAGLRRSELVNLKLSDIDSTRGLVIIKNAKGNKDRVSLLSPLLVNELRDYYKNYKPKVYLFEGQEVGSKYSTTSVANILKQACTKTRIKKKISPHTLRHSFATHLLEQGTDLRYIQNLLGHSSSKTTEIYTHVSTQNISQIKNPIDDIFSDSS from the coding sequence ATGAGCACAAAAATCCACCTATCGGCCAATACGCATCGCAGTAAAGAAATTGTAGTCATTCAATTTAACTACAGTTCGGAAATTGTGAATCGACTAAAGCAGAACTTCCCTGCCCGATGGAGCCAAACAAAAAAATGCTGGTGGATAGCCCGAAAAGATTTCGATTACAGGAAGTTTAAGGAGGTGTTCGCCTCAGATGAAATTATTATTGATGATCAAAAAACGAGTATTACAAGCACTAAAAAAGATACAAAGTTTAAATTAAAGCTTCCTAAAGGATATCTTGAGAAACTGGAACAAAAAAGGTACAGCCCACAAACTATAAAAATATACACCAGTTATTTTAATGATTTTCAAAAACATTTTTCAGACAAAAACCTACTCGATATCACCACAGATGAAACCAATACGTACATTCTGAAATTAATAAAGACCAAAAGCATTTCTACCAGTCAGCAGAACCAAAGAATCAATGCCATTAAATTTTACTACGAAAAAGTTTTAGGTAAGGATAGAAAAGTTTACAAGATAGATCGTGCCAATAAGGCTAAAATATTGCCCACCGTACTAAGCAAGCTTGAAGTAAAAGCCATTATTAATAGCTGTACAAATAAAAAGCACAAATGTATTCTATCGTTAATTTATTCGGCAGGACTCAGGAGAAGTGAATTAGTTAATTTAAAACTGAGCGATATTGATTCTACACGGGGATTAGTAATAATAAAAAATGCCAAAGGAAATAAAGACCGGGTTTCTTTACTGTCTCCCCTACTTGTAAATGAATTGAGAGATTACTATAAAAATTACAAGCCAAAAGTATATTTATTTGAAGGGCAGGAAGTTGGAAGCAAGTATAGTACCACCAGTGTAGCGAATATATTAAAACAAGCATGTACAAAAACCAGAATTAAGAAAAAAATTAGTCCACACACCCTGCGCCACTCATTCGCAACACACTTATTGGAACAAGGTACGGATTTACGATACATTCAAAACTTACTGGGACATAGTTCGTCGAAAACAACCGAAATTTACACTCATGTTTCCACTCAAAATATTAGTCAAATAAAGAACCCAATTGATGACATATTTAGTGATTCATCATAA
- a CDS encoding Fur family transcriptional regulator: MKKEIDNKLNLKNIKPTAMRQLVLQVLTEQKTAISLPELEQKFEKADKATLYRTLKTFQENKLIHSIEDGSGSLRYALCQDNCKCAPEDLHVHFLCTKCNQTFCLNDIPVPTINLPNRFSLESVNMVVKGICSNCKK; encoded by the coding sequence ATGAAAAAGGAAATAGACAACAAACTCAACTTGAAAAATATCAAACCAACCGCAATGCGACAGTTGGTTTTACAAGTTCTGACAGAACAAAAAACGGCTATTAGTTTACCTGAATTAGAACAAAAATTTGAAAAAGCGGATAAGGCAACTTTGTATCGAACGCTAAAAACATTTCAGGAAAATAAACTGATTCATTCGATTGAAGATGGTTCGGGTTCTTTAAGATATGCGCTTTGTCAGGATAATTGCAAGTGCGCCCCGGAAGACCTGCATGTCCATTTCCTTTGCACAAAATGTAATCAAACGTTTTGTTTAAACGACATTCCTGTTCCTACAATTAACCTTCCCAATAGATTTTCCCTCGAAAGTGTAAATATGGTAGTTAAAGGAATTTGTTCAAATTGTAAAAAATAA
- a CDS encoding DUF6769 family protein codes for MILKGKHTSKFLILVAGIIIFAHAVIPHHHHFDSIEAHQENLECENTNPDKHNENPDTHCHAFNLIISEKANDLVVNTPSESNFHFDLFCVESNPELTVRVEDPSKTCFFISTLQKQKFLTSRSLRAPPATV; via the coding sequence TTGATTTTAAAAGGAAAACATACAAGCAAATTTCTTATCCTCGTTGCAGGGATAATTATTTTTGCCCATGCTGTTATTCCCCACCACCATCATTTCGATTCAATAGAAGCCCATCAGGAAAACTTAGAATGTGAGAACACCAACCCGGATAAACACAATGAAAACCCGGATACGCATTGTCATGCATTTAATCTTATTATTTCCGAAAAAGCAAACGATTTAGTTGTTAATACTCCATCTGAATCAAATTTTCATTTCGACCTTTTTTGTGTTGAGTCAAATCCTGAATTAACAGTTAGGGTTGAAGACCCATCTAAAACCTGTTTTTTTATCTCGACGCTGCAAAAGCAAAAATTCCTTACAAGCCGTTCATTAAGGGCACCTCCCGCTACTGTTTAG
- a CDS encoding efflux RND transporter periplasmic adaptor subunit, protein MKTKIFLAFIMVATMLSCNSEKKDSHEGEEQEEHGVEGAVVLNARQREALNLKLGSFQMRNLTTLVKSNGQLEVPPSGSAEVTAIIGGNVKTINVFHGDRVKKGQLLAVLEHPDYISLQEGFAEISSKLEFIEKEYARQKELFENNVGAGRDYQQTKSEYNTIKAKYEGLKSRLQLLNLSPDKVKEGEISNTISIKSPINGFINDINIKVGTYVDAKDILLEITDNSAIHADFMIYEKDVHLIKEGQKIHFTVSNRHEEELTATIFAIGKEFETDSRAVHIHAKINEKITGLISGMYISGHIHTDENYTRSLPNDAIVTEGTKSFIFVLDNESMAEHDHDGHDDGDESHEEVENHDNDNDEGHNHDEHANELNEENDEMTFRMVEVMTGLKDEGYTEIKLIDPLPENTQIVMNAAYYLLSDMGKEETEHDH, encoded by the coding sequence ATGAAGACAAAAATATTTTTAGCATTTATCATGGTGGCTACAATGTTATCGTGTAATTCAGAAAAAAAAGATAGCCATGAAGGTGAGGAACAGGAAGAGCATGGTGTTGAAGGGGCAGTAGTTTTAAATGCCAGGCAACGTGAAGCCCTAAATTTAAAATTGGGGTCTTTTCAAATGCGTAATCTAACAACGCTTGTAAAGTCAAATGGTCAACTGGAAGTCCCCCCGTCAGGCAGTGCCGAAGTTACAGCCATTATTGGTGGCAATGTAAAAACAATTAATGTTTTTCATGGCGATAGGGTAAAAAAAGGTCAATTACTGGCAGTGCTCGAACATCCCGATTATATCTCTTTACAGGAGGGCTTTGCTGAAATATCCAGCAAACTCGAATTTATCGAAAAAGAGTATGCACGCCAAAAAGAGCTTTTCGAGAATAATGTGGGAGCTGGTAGGGATTATCAGCAAACAAAATCTGAATACAATACAATTAAGGCTAAATATGAAGGTTTAAAATCACGATTGCAGTTGTTGAATCTTTCACCTGATAAAGTTAAAGAAGGTGAGATTTCAAATACAATAAGTATTAAGTCACCAATTAATGGTTTCATAAATGACATAAACATAAAAGTTGGAACTTACGTTGATGCAAAAGACATATTACTTGAAATTACCGACAACAGTGCAATTCATGCCGATTTTATGATTTACGAAAAAGACGTCCATTTAATTAAGGAAGGGCAAAAAATACATTTTACCGTTTCAAACCGACATGAAGAAGAATTAACGGCAACAATATTTGCAATTGGGAAAGAATTTGAGACTGATTCAAGGGCGGTTCATATACATGCAAAAATAAATGAAAAAATTACGGGTTTAATCTCAGGAATGTACATTTCCGGGCATATTCATACAGATGAAAACTATACGCGTTCTTTGCCCAACGATGCAATTGTTACTGAAGGAACCAAGTCATTCATTTTTGTATTAGACAATGAATCGATGGCAGAACACGACCATGATGGACACGATGACGGGGATGAAAGTCATGAAGAGGTGGAAAATCATGACAATGATAACGATGAAGGTCATAACCACGATGAACATGCGAACGAATTAAATGAAGAAAACGATGAAATGACTTTCCGCATGGTAGAGGTTATGACTGGTCTTAAAGATGAAGGTTATACCGAAATAAAATTGATTGACCCATTACCGGAAAATACTCAAATTGTAATGAACGCAGCATATTATTTACTGTCGGACATGGGCAAAGAAGAAACTGAACATGACCATTAA